One segment of Drosophila mauritiana strain mau12 chromosome 3R, ASM438214v1, whole genome shotgun sequence DNA contains the following:
- the LOC117143890 gene encoding uncharacterized protein LOC117143890 isoform X1, whose product MGSRPQRIRRIGDSLQMLTREARSEVVRCEHMVICLMVLIAVFSILWNISLNMISGDLYEGIVSAKLIFRERSVDKMDESSKEILHRDFIKATQYAYGRQYSVQDVTPESLKSESQIYKLPHIYESIENRPKLERLIAEKKEEVITTTTTPPPKITFNAEADRHFLSTMSIDVMATLWERGPGAQFVYVFPLISEIVAIIWTAMCLIYQTGSKKSSVLPKPWRIVVPSIVIFSVMSLGSVIYTILTHGHLKRLCGQLRENLTDPTAITCGDAIALLRPIIHDHNVSHDTYLELFRCSYVIGMVLWIVALLVMVLRYVFAVDFQLVDIDDMFDSGRNGSAQVQIQPVYTEVVQQSSPQHQTQMRPRSEDDYQSARSRLSDLAVPLLEVQSQSQVPPTSLA is encoded by the exons ATGGGGAGCCGGCCGCAGAGGATACGCCGGATTGGGGACAGCCTGCAGATGCTAACCCGGGAAGCCAGGAGCGAAGTGGTGCGCTGCGAAC ATATGGTAATATGTCTCATGGTCCTGATAGCAGTATTCTCCATACTATGGAACATATCGCTGAACATGATATCGGGCGATCTGTACGAGGGAATAGTCAGTGCCAAACTTATCTTCCGGGAGCGCAGCGTTGATAAAATGGATGAGTCCAGCAAGGAGATCCTTCATCGGGATTTCATCAAAGCCACCCAGTATGCCTATGGAAGGCAGTATTCCGTGCAGGATGTCACACCTGAATCGCTGAAGAGCGAGAGCC AAATCTATAAGTTACCGCATATCTACGAATCTATCGAGAATCGACCGAAATTGGAGCGTCTCATTGCTGAAAAGAAAGAGGAGGTTATTACTACCACGACGACTCCTCCACCGAAGATCACTTTCAATGCTGAGGCGGATCGCCACTTTTTGAGCACAA TGTCCATCGATGTTATGGCCACTCTCTGGGAAAGAGGACCCGGAGCTCAGTTTGTCTACGTATTTCCGCTCATATCAGAGATCGTGGCCATTATATGGACAGCCATGTGCTTGATTTACCAGACAGGCAGCAAAAAGAGCTC AGTTCTGCCGAAGCCGTGGCGCATTGTGGTGCCCTCCATCGTAATCTTCTCGGTGATGAGTTTGGGCAGTGTAATCTACACGATCCTGACCCATGGTCACCTAAAGCGCCTGTGTGGCCAACTGCGGGAGAATCTCACAGATCCTACTGCCATCACCTGCGGCGATGCCATCGCCCTGTTGCGTCCCATCATCCACGACCACAACGTATCCCATGATACTTATCTGGAGCTCTTCCGCTGCAGCTACGTGATCGGCATGGTACTGTGGATAGTGGCTCTGCTGGTCATGGTGCTGCGTTATGTATTCGCCGTGGACTTCCAGCTGGTGGACATTGATGATATGTTCGATAGCGGACGAAATGGCTCTGCCCAAGTCCAGATTCAACCGGTGTACACTGAGGTAGTGCAGCAGAGCAGTCCACAGCACCAGACGCAGATGCGTCCGAGATCGGAGGATGACTATCAGAGTGCCAGGTCGCGCTTGAGCGATCTTGCAGTGCCACTACTGGAGGTGCAGAGCCAGTCCCAGGTTCCGCCAACGAGCTTGGCCTAA
- the LOC117143890 gene encoding uncharacterized protein LOC117143890 isoform X2 gives MELIKKYKQGKLTTSDIGHLNHMVICLMVLIAVFSILWNISLNMISGDLYEGIVSAKLIFRERSVDKMDESSKEILHRDFIKATQYAYGRQYSVQDVTPESLKSESQIYKLPHIYESIENRPKLERLIAEKKEEVITTTTTPPPKITFNAEADRHFLSTMSIDVMATLWERGPGAQFVYVFPLISEIVAIIWTAMCLIYQTGSKKSSVLPKPWRIVVPSIVIFSVMSLGSVIYTILTHGHLKRLCGQLRENLTDPTAITCGDAIALLRPIIHDHNVSHDTYLELFRCSYVIGMVLWIVALLVMVLRYVFAVDFQLVDIDDMFDSGRNGSAQVQIQPVYTEVVQQSSPQHQTQMRPRSEDDYQSARSRLSDLAVPLLEVQSQSQVPPTSLA, from the exons ATGGAGCTGATAAAAAAATACAAGCAAGGAAAGCTAACCACCAGCGATATTGGCCATCTAAATC ATATGGTAATATGTCTCATGGTCCTGATAGCAGTATTCTCCATACTATGGAACATATCGCTGAACATGATATCGGGCGATCTGTACGAGGGAATAGTCAGTGCCAAACTTATCTTCCGGGAGCGCAGCGTTGATAAAATGGATGAGTCCAGCAAGGAGATCCTTCATCGGGATTTCATCAAAGCCACCCAGTATGCCTATGGAAGGCAGTATTCCGTGCAGGATGTCACACCTGAATCGCTGAAGAGCGAGAGCC AAATCTATAAGTTACCGCATATCTACGAATCTATCGAGAATCGACCGAAATTGGAGCGTCTCATTGCTGAAAAGAAAGAGGAGGTTATTACTACCACGACGACTCCTCCACCGAAGATCACTTTCAATGCTGAGGCGGATCGCCACTTTTTGAGCACAA TGTCCATCGATGTTATGGCCACTCTCTGGGAAAGAGGACCCGGAGCTCAGTTTGTCTACGTATTTCCGCTCATATCAGAGATCGTGGCCATTATATGGACAGCCATGTGCTTGATTTACCAGACAGGCAGCAAAAAGAGCTC AGTTCTGCCGAAGCCGTGGCGCATTGTGGTGCCCTCCATCGTAATCTTCTCGGTGATGAGTTTGGGCAGTGTAATCTACACGATCCTGACCCATGGTCACCTAAAGCGCCTGTGTGGCCAACTGCGGGAGAATCTCACAGATCCTACTGCCATCACCTGCGGCGATGCCATCGCCCTGTTGCGTCCCATCATCCACGACCACAACGTATCCCATGATACTTATCTGGAGCTCTTCCGCTGCAGCTACGTGATCGGCATGGTACTGTGGATAGTGGCTCTGCTGGTCATGGTGCTGCGTTATGTATTCGCCGTGGACTTCCAGCTGGTGGACATTGATGATATGTTCGATAGCGGACGAAATGGCTCTGCCCAAGTCCAGATTCAACCGGTGTACACTGAGGTAGTGCAGCAGAGCAGTCCACAGCACCAGACGCAGATGCGTCCGAGATCGGAGGATGACTATCAGAGTGCCAGGTCGCGCTTGAGCGATCTTGCAGTGCCACTACTGGAGGTGCAGAGCCAGTCCCAGGTTCCGCCAACGAGCTTGGCCTAA
- the LOC117143889 gene encoding aldehyde dehydrogenase X, mitochondrial, with translation MADPNAKPKYTKLFINNEFVDSVSGKTFATFNPATSKEIVQVAEGDKADIDLAVKAAKKAFHRDSEWRKLSPLQRTNLMNKLCALMDRDKAFLASLETQDNGKPYAEALFDVTYSILTLQYYAGWTDKFFGDTIPAGGFVSMTRKEPVGVVGQIIPWNYPLLMLAWKWGPALAVGCTIIMKPAEQTPLTALHMAALAKEAGFPAGVINVVNGFGPTAGAAISSHPDIAKVAFTGSVDIGRIVMQAAATSNLKRVSLELGGKSPVVVFDDADIDFAVETTHEALFSNHGQSCCAGSRTYVHEKIYDEFVAKAAAKAKARKVGNPFEQNVQQGPQIDDDMLTKVLGYIESGKKEGAKLQAGGKRIGNVGFFVEPTVFSDVKDDMRIAQEEIFGPVQSIFKFSSLEEMIDRANNVQYGLAAGVITNDINKALKFANNVDAGSVWINCYDAVLPSTPFGGYKHSGIGRELGKDGLDNYLETKTITMKLL, from the exons ATGGCCGATCCCAACGCCAAGCCCAAGTACACAAAA ctTTTCATCAACAATGAGTTCGTTGATTCGGTTTCGGGCAAGACCTTTGCCACCTTCAATCCGGCTACGTCCAAGGAGATTGTCCAGGTCGCCGAGGGAGATAAG gcTGACATCGACCTTGCTGTGAAAGCGGCCAAGAAAGCCTTCCATCGCGACTCGGAATGGCGCAAGTTGAGTCCTCTGCAGCGCACCAATCTGATGAACAA ACTCTGTGCCCTGATGGATCGGGACAAGGCATTCCTGGCCAGCTTGGAGACCCAGGACAATGGAAAGCCCTACGCTGAGGCCCTCTTCGATGTGACCTACTCGATCCTGACGCTGCAGTACTACGCCGGCTGGACCGACAAGTTCTTCGGCGACACCATTCCCGCTGGCGGCTTTGTCTCCATGACCCGCAAGGAACCGGTGGGCGTAGTGGGCCAGATCATTCCCTGGAACTATCCCCTGCTGATGCTGGCCTGGAAGTGGGGTCCTGCTCTGGCCGTCGGATGCACCATCATCATGAAACCCGCGGAGCAGACTCCTCTGACTGCCCTTCACATGGCTGCTTTGGCGAAGGAGGCTGGCTTCCCAGCCGGTGTGATCAATGTGGTCAACGGATTCGGTCCCACTGCCGGTGCTGCTATCAGTTCTCATCCTGATATTGCCAAGGTGGCTTTCACCGGCTCCGTGGACATCGGACGAATTGTCATGCAGGCTGCAGCCACGTCGAACTTGAAGAGGGTCTCCCTGGAGTTGGGAGGCAAGAGTCCCGTTGTGGTCTTCGATGATGCGGACA TTGACTTCGCCGTGGAAACCACCCACGAGGCGCTGTTCTCCAATCACGGCCAGAGTTGCTGTGCCGGCAGTCGCACCTACGTTCACGAGAAGATCTACGACGAGTTCGTGGCCAAGGCAGCTGCCAAGGCTAAGGCCCGCAAGGTGGGCAATCCCTTCGAGCAAAATGTGCAGCAGGGTCCCCAGATCGACGATGACATGCTGACCAAGGTGTTGGGCTACATCGAGAGTGGCAAGAAGGAGGGTGCCAAGTTGCAGGCTGGTGGCAAGAGGATCGGCAACGTCGGTTTCTTCGTAGAGCCCACTGTCTTCTCGGACGTGAAGGATGATATGCGGATTGCCCAGGAGGAGATCTTTGGCCCCGTCCAATCGATCTTCAAGTTCAGCTCCCTGGAGGAGATGATCGATCGGGCCAACAATGTGCAATATGGTCTGGCCGCCGGCGTTATTACCAATGACATCAACAAGGCCCTGAAGTTTGCCAACAATGTGGATGCCGGCTCTGTGTGGATCAACTGCTATGATGCCGTGCTGCCCTCCACTCCATTTGGTGGATACAAGCACTCTGGCATTGGCAGGGAACTGGGCAAAGATGGACTAGATAACTATCTGGAAACCAAGACCATCACCATGAAACTGCTTTAA
- the LOC117143891 gene encoding leucine-rich melanocyte differentiation-associated protein: MQRPQNNDSQLILVQQNLRTLPPELVRRHADHVEQLDLSHNCLKDLSWLADFEQLRHLVLDSNRMHEAHLRTLTCPLPQLEVLMLNKNEFSDLPTTMRLIRKLFPNLQYLSLHGNPICPDGLELQPFSTYLRYDYEYYSNYIAQSLSKLKFLDHGLVQRTYKYESFPIKNYNGKQLIQTTSV, from the exons ATGCAAAGGCCTCAAAATAACGACAGTCAG CTGATTTTGGTGCAACAGAATTTACGAACACTGCCCCCGGAATTAGTTAGGAGGCACGCTGATCATGTAGAGCAACTGGATCTAAGTCACAATTGTCTGAAGGATCTGTCTTGGTTGGCGGACTTCGAGCAGCTGCGTCATTTGGTGTTGGACAGCAATCGCATGCATGAGGCTCATTTGAGGACACTGACTTGCCCATTGCCACAATTGGAAGTACTGATGCTCAACAAAAATGAG TTCAGTGACCTGCCGACGACAATGCGACTGATCAGAAAGTTATTTCCCAACCTGCAGTATTTGAGCCTCCATGGCAATCCGATCTGCCCGGATGGCTTGGAACTGCAGCCGTTCTCCACTTACCTGCGCTACGACTACGAGTACTACAG CAACTACATTGCACAGTCGCTGAGCAAACTGAAATTTCTGGATCATGGACTGGTTCAACGCACCTACAAATACGAAAGTTTTCCCATAAAAAATTACAATGGCAAACAGCTTATCCAGACGACAAGTGTCTAA
- the LOC117143629 gene encoding extensin, with the protein MRVSSLFVVCVASLVATTLGRPEPPSPYSYHGLPQQQSQRALPLNAHPVPPQIYQPLPQEQSFANFAAPQQTYLPPQMHLDAIEQVAPTAAAAEPLNAYDDSYNMAHRLSGVQHASGYNNGPQETKVHKHIYVHVPPKDFEEEDAIQTRVHHQQGPKQKHYKIVFIKAPSAPAIRQPVVPPPPQNEEKTLIYVLHKKPEQEQDIVIPTPPPTKPSKPEVYFIKYKTKKEEAPVYGPPPAEMEPRQATAEDFAPLAEVADVLPPTTLAPAPEPEVEQPAIPSAVYGPPTAAAYTGEEVQTTLSAPANQYLPPATAPAALAIEEPSMAPIVVEEQPEQRLAPSHVPATSYGPPNRYFLKKLK; encoded by the exons ATGCGTGTCTCCTCGCTGTTCGTTGTGTGCGTGGCCTCCCTGGTGGCCACCACTTTGGGTCGTCCTGAGCCCCCATCCCCGTACTCCTACCACGGGTTACCTCAGCAGCAGAGCCAGCGGGCTTTGCCACTCAATG CTCACCCCGTTCCCCCGCAGATTTACCAGCCTCTGCCCCAGGAGCAGTCGTTCGCCAACTTTGCAGCGCCCCAGCAGACCTACTTGCCACCCCAAATGCATCTGGATGCCATCGAGCAAGTGGCTCCcactgccgccgccgctgagCCCCTGAATGCCTACGATGACAGCTACAACATGGCCCACCGCCTGTCCGGAGTGCAGCATGCCAGTGGCTACAACAATGGCCCCCAGGAAACCAAGGTGCACAAGCACATCTACGTCCATGTGCCACCAAAGGACTTCGAGGAGGAGGATGCCATCCAGACCCGCGTTCACCACCAGCAGGGACCCAAGCAGAAGCACTACAAGATCGTGTTCATCAAGGCGCCATCTGCTCCGGCCATCCGTCAGCCAGTtgtgccaccaccaccccagAATGAAGAGAAGACTCTGATCTATGTGCTGCACAAGAAGCccgagcaggagcaggacatCGTGATTCCAACGCCACCACCCACCAAGCCATCGAAACCAGAGGTTTATTTCATCAAGTACAAGACCAAGAAGGAGGAGGCCCCCGTCTATGGACCCCCACCTGCAGAGATGGAGCCCCGTCAGGCCACCGCCGAGGATTTCGCCCCATTGGCTGAGGTCGCCGATGTCCTGCCACCCACCACCCTGGCTCCCGCTCCCGAGCCGGAAGTAGAGCAGCCAGCCATTCCCTCTGCGGTCTACGGACCCCCCACTGCAGCTGCCTATACTGGTGAGGAGGTCCAGACCACCTTGTCCGCACCTGCCAACCAGTATCTGCCCCCTGCCACCGCTCCCGCCGCCCTGGCCATTGAGGAGCCCTCAATGGCACCCATCGTGGTGGAGGAACAGCCGGAGCAGCGACTGGCTCCTTCCCATGTGCCTGCCACCAGCTACGGTCCTCCCAACCGCTACTTCCTGAAGAAGCTGAAGTGA